One region of Hordeum vulgare subsp. vulgare unplaced genomic scaffold, MorexV3_pseudomolecules_assembly, whole genome shotgun sequence genomic DNA includes:
- the LOC123420355 gene encoding DNA-directed RNA polymerase subunit beta'', which produces MAERANLVFHNKEIDGTGMKRLISRLIDHFGMGYTSHILDQLKTLGFYQATTTSISLGIEDLLTIPSKGWLVQDAEQQSFLLEKHYYYGAVHAVEKLRQSVEIWYATSEYLKQEMNSNFRITDPSNPVYLMSFSGARGNASQVHQLVGMRGLMSDPQGQMIDLPIQSNLREGLSLTEYIISCYGARKGVVDTAVRTADAGYLTRRLVEVVQHIIVRRRDCGTIRGISVSPQNGMTEKLFVQTLIGRVLADDIYIGSRCIAARNQDIGIGLVNRFITAFRAQPFRAQPIYIRTPFTCRSTSWICQLCYGRSPTHSDLVELGEAVGIIAGQSIGEPGTQLTLRTFHTGGVFTGGTADLVRSPSNGKIQFNENLVHPTRTRHGQPAFLCYIDLHVTIQSQDILYSVNIPSKSLILVQNDQYVKSEQVIAEIRAGTSTLHFKERVQKHIYSESDGEMHWSTDVYHAPEYQYGNLRRLPKTSHLWILSVSMCRSSIASFSLHKDQDQMNTYGKKDREILDYSTSDRIMSNGHWNLIYPSIFQDNSDLLAKKRRNRFVIPLQYHQEQEKELISCFGISIEIPFMGVLRRNTIFAYFDDPRYRKDKKGSGIVKFRYRTLEEEYRTRAEDSEEEYETLEHEYRTREDEYETLEESKYGILEDEYEYETLENEYGSPENKYGNPENEYRTLEKDSEEEYGNPESKYRTQEDEYGTLEEDSEDEYGSPGESGEEKYGTLEEDSEEDSEDEYESPEEDSILKKEGLIEHRGTKEFSLKYQKEVDRFFFILQELHILPRSSSLKILDNSIIGVDTQLTKNTRSGLGGLVRVKRKKSHTELKIFSGDIHFPEEADKILGGCLIPPERQKKDSKESKKKKNWVYVQRKKILKSKEKYFVSVRPTVAYEMDEGRNLATLFPQDLLQEENNLQIRLVNFIYHENSKLTQRIYHTNSQFVRTCLVVNWEQEEKEKAGASLVEVRANDLIRDFLRIELVKSTISYTRKRYDRTSGGPTPHNRLDRANSNSFYSKAKIESLSQHQEAIGTLLNRNKEYQSLMILSASNCSRIGLFKNSKHPNAIKEWNPRIPILEIFGPLGAIVASISHFSSSYYLLTHNKILLKKYLFVDNLKQTFQVLQELKYSLIDENKRISNFDSNIMLDPFLLNCHFVHHDSWEETLAIIHLGQFICENVCLFKSHIKKSGQIFSVNMDSFVIRAAKPYLATTGATVNGHYGEILYKGDRLVTFIYEKSRSSDITQGLPKVEQIFEARSIDSLSPNLERRIEDWNERIPRILGVPWGFLIGAELTIAQSRISLVNKIQKVYRSQGVQIHNRHIEIIIRQVTSKVRVSEDGMSNVFSPGELIGLLRAERAGRALDESIYYRAILLGITRASLNTQSFISEASFQETARVLAKAALRGRIDWLKGLKENVVLGGIIPVGTGFQKFVHRSPQDKNLYFEIKKKNLFASEMRDFLFLHTELVSSDSDVTNNFYET; this is translated from the coding sequence ATGGCGGAACGGGCCAATCTGGTCTTTCATAATAAAGAGATAGACGGAACTGGTATGAAACGACTTATTAGCAGattaatagatcattttggaatGGGATATACATCCCATATACTGGATCAACTAAAGACTCTGGGCTTCTATCAAGCCACTACTACATCGATTTCGTTAGGAATCGAGGATCTTTTAACAATACCCTCTAAGGGATGGTTAGTCCAAGACGCGGAACAACAGAGTTTTCTTTTGGAGAAACACTATTATTATGGGGCTGTACACGCGGTAGAAAAATTACGCCAATCTGTTGAGATATGGTATGCGACAAGTGAATATTTGAAACAAGAAATGAATTCAAATTTTCGGATAACGGATCCTTCTAATCCAGTCTATCTAATGTCTTTTTCAGGAGCCAGAGGAAATGCATCTCAAGTACACCAATTAGTAGGTATGAGAGGATTAATGTCGGACCCTCAAGGACAAATGATTGATTTACCTATTCAAAGCAATTTACGCGAGGGACTTTCTTTGACAGAATATATAATTTCCTGCTATGGAGCCCGCAAAGGGGTTGTAGATACTGCTGTACGAACAGCAGATGCTGGATATCTTACACGTAGACTTGTTGAAGTAGTTCAACATATTATTGTGCGTAGAAGAGATTGTGGTACTATCCGAGGTATTTCTGTAAGTCCTCAAAATGGGATGACGGAAAAACTTTTTGTCCAAACACTAATTGGTCGTGTATTAGCAGACGATATATATATCGGTTCACGATGCATTGCCGCGCGAAATCAAGATATTGGAATTGGATTAGTCAATCGATTCATAACTGCCTTTCGAGCACAACCATTTCGAGCACAACCAATATATATTAGAACCCCCTTTACTTGCCGAAGCACTTCTTGGATCTGTCAATTATGCTATGGCCGGAGTCCTACTCATAGTGATCTGGTGGAATTGGGAGAAGCCGTAGGTATTATTGCGGGTCAATCAATTGGGGAGCCAGGGACTCAACTAACATTAAGAACTTTTCATACTGGCGGAGTATTCACAGGGGGTACTGCCGACCTTGTACGATCCCCTTCGAATGGAAAAATCCAATTCAATGAGAATTTGGTTCACCCCACACGTACCCGTCATGGACAGCCTGCTTTTCTATGTTATATAGACTTGCATGTAACTATTCAGAGTCAAGATATTCTATATAGTGTGAATATTCCCTCAAAAAGCTTGATTCTAGTGCAAAATGATCAATATGTAAAATCTGAACAAGTAATTGCGGAGATTCGTGCCGGAACGTCCACTTTACATTTTAAAGAAAGGGTACAAAAGCATATTTATTCTGAATCAGACGGCGAAATGCACTGGAGTACTGATGTTTACCATGCGCCCGAATATCAATATGGTAATCTTCGTCGATTACCAAAAACAAGCCATTTATGGATATTATCCGTAAGTATGTGCAGATCCAGTATAGCGTCTTTTTCACTCCACAAGGATCAAGATCAAATGAATACTTATGGTAAAAAAGATAGGGAAATTCTTGATTATTCAACGTCGGATCGAATCATGTCCAATGGCCATTGGAATTTGATCTATCCTTCTATTTTTCAAGATAATTCAGATTTGTTGGCGAAAAAGCGAAGAAATAGGTTCGTCATTCCATTACAATATCATCAAGAACAAGAGAAAGAACTAATATCCTGTTTTGGGATTTCGATTGAAATCCCCTTTATGGGTGTTTTACGTAGAAATACTATTTTTGCTTATTTTGACGATCCCCGATACAGAAAAGATAAAAAGGGTTCAGGAATTGTTAAATTTAGATATAGGACCCTAGAAGAAGAATATAGGACTCGAGCGGAAGACTCAGAAGAGGAATATGAGACCCTAGAACACGAATACAGGACCCGAGAGGACGAATATGAAACCCTAGAAGAATCTAAATATGGAATCCTAGAAGACGAATACGAATATGAAACCCTAGAAAACGAATATGGGAGCCCAGAAAACAAATATGGGAACCCAGAGAACGAATATAGGACTTTAGAGAAAGACTCAGAAGAGGAATATGGGAACCCAGAGAGCAAATATAGGACCCAAGAGGACGAATATGGAACtttagaagaagactcagaagacGAATATGGCAGCCCCGGGGAAAGCGGCGAGGAAAAATATGGTACTTTAGAGGAAGActcagaagaagactcagaggacGAATACGAGAGCCCAGAGGAAGATTCCATCTTAAAAAAAGAGGGTTTGATTGAGCATCGAGGAACAAAAGAATTTagtctaaaataccaaaaagaagtaGATCGGTTTTTTTTCATTCTTCAAGAACTTCATATCTTGCCGAGATCTTCATCCCTAAAGATACTTGACAATAGTATTATTGGAGTGGATACACAACTCACAAAAAATACAAGAAGTGGACTAGGCGGACTGGTCCGAGTGAAGAGAAAAAAAAGCCATACGGAACTCAAAATATTTTCCGGAGATATTCATTTTCCTGAAGAGGCAGATAAGATATTAGGTGGGTGTTTGATACCGCCAGAAAGACAAAAAAAAGATTCTAAGgaatcaaaaaaaaagaaaaattgggTCTATGTTCAACGGAAAAAAATTCTCAAGAGCAAGGAAAAGTATTTTGTTTCCGTTCGCCCTACAGTGGCATATGAAATGGACGAAGGAAGAAATTTAGCAACACTTTTCCCGCAGGATCTCTTGCAAGAAGAAAATAATCTCCAAATTCGACTTGTCAATTTTATTTATCATGAAAATAGCAAGTTAACTCAAAGAATTTATCACACAAATAGTCAATTTGTTAGAACTTGCTTAGTAGTGAATTgggaacaagaagaaaaagaaaaggctgGTGCTTCCCTTGTTGAGGTAAGAGCAAATGATCTTATTCGCGATTTCCTAAGAATTGAGTTAGTCAAGTCCACTATTTCGTATACACGAAAAAGGTATGATAGGACAAGTGGAGGACCGACTCCCCATAATAGGTTAGATCGCGCCAATAGCAATTCTTTTTATTCCAAGGCGAAGATTGAATCACTTAGCCAACATCAAGAAGCTATTGGCACTTTGTTGAATCGAAATAAAGAATACCAATCTTTGATGATTTTGTCGGCATCCAACTGTTCTCGAATTGGTTTATTCAAGAATTCAAAACATCCCAATGCGATAAAAGAATGGAATCCTAGAATTCCTATTCTAGAAATTTTTGGGCCCTTAGGGGCTATTGTAGCTAGTATATCGCATTTTTCTTCATCTTACTATTTACTAACGCATAATAAAATCCTGCTAAAAAAATATTTGTTCGTTGACAATTTGAAACAAACCTTCCAAGTACTTCAAGAACTTAAATACTctttaatagatgaaaataaaagGATTTCCAATTTCGATAGTAACATAATGTTGGATCCATTCCTTTTGAATTGTCACTTTGTCCATCATGATTCTTGGGAAGAGACATTGGCAATAATTCACCTTGGACAATTTATTTGTGAAAATGTATGTCTATTTAAATCGCACATAAAAAAATCTGGTCAAATTTTCAGTGTAAATATGGATTCCTTTGTTATAAGAGCAGCTAAACCTTATTTGGCCACTACAGGAGCAACTGTTAATGGTCATTATGGAGAAATCCTTTACAAGGGAGATAGGTTAGTTacgtttatatatgaaaaatcgaGATCTAGTGACATAACGCAAGGTCTTCCAAAAGTGGAACAAATCTTTGAAGCGCGTTCAATTGATTCATTATCCCCCAATCTCGAAAGGAGAATTGAGGATTGGAATGAGCGTATACCAAGAATTCTTGGGGTCCCTTGGGGATTCTTGATTGGAGCTGAGCTAACCATAGCCCAAAGTCGTATTTCTTTGGTTAATAAAatccaaaaggtttatcgatcccaAGGGGTACAGATCCATAATAGACATATAGAGATTATTATACGCCAAGTAACATCAAAAGTGCGGGTTTCCGAAGATGGAATGTCTAATGTTTTTTCGCCTGGGGAATTAATCGGACTATTGCGAGCGGAACGAGCAGGGCGAGCTTTGGATGAATCGATCTATTATCGGGCAATCTTATTGGGAATAACAAGGGCTTCCCTGAATACCCAAAGTTTCATATCTGAAGCAAGTTTTCAAGAAACTGCTCGAGTTTTAGCAAAAGCTGCCCTACGAGGTCGCATTGATTGGTTGAAAGGCTTGAAAGAAAACGTAGTTCTGGGGGGGATTATACCTGTTGGTACCGGATTCCAAAAATTTGTGCATCGTTCCCCACAAGACAAGAACCTTTATttcgaaataaaaaaaaaaaatctattcGCGTCGGAAATGAGAGATTTTTTGTTTCTCCATACAGAATTAGTTTCTTCAGATTCTGACGTAACAAACAATTTTTATGAGACATAA
- the LOC123420362 gene encoding ATP synthase subunit a, chloroplastic — protein MCFLGILNIKLIVQVAELRKRWLNQKNSFFEVQFLSEDNMNIIPCSIKTLKGLYDISGVEVGQHFYWQIGGFQIHAQVLITSWVVITILLGSVVIAVRNPQTIPTDGQNFFEYVLEFIRDLSKTQIGEEYGPWVPFIGTMFLFIFVSNWSGALLPWKIIELPHGELAAPTNDINTTVALALLTSAAYFYAGLSKKGLSYFEKYIKPTPILLPINILEDFTKPLSLSFRLFGNILADELVVVVLVSLVPLVIPIPVMFLGLFTSGIQALIFATLAAAYIGESMEGHH, from the coding sequence ATGTGCTTTCTTGGTATCCTAAATATCAAATTAATAGTTCAAGTTGCTGAGTTGAGAAAGAGATGGTTGAATCAAAAGAATTCCTTTTTTGAAGTTCAATTTTTATCAGAGGACAATATGAAtattataccttgttccattaaaacaCTCAAGGGGTTATACGATATATCGGGTGTAGAAGTAGGCCAACACTTCTATTGGCAAATAGGAGGTTTTCAAATTCATGCCCAGGTACTCATCACTTCTTGGGTCGTAATTACTATCTTGCTAGGTTCAGTTGTCATAGCTGTTCGGAATCCACAAACCATCCCGACCGACGGGcagaatttttttgaatatgtCCTTGAGTTTATTCGAGACTTGAGCAAAACTCAGATTGGAGAAGAATATGGTCCCTGGGTTCCCTTTATTGGAACtatgttcctttttatttttgtttcaaatTGGTCGGGTGCTCTTTTACCTTGGAAAATTATAGAGTTACCCCATGGGGAATTAGCAGCGCCCACGAATGATATAAATACTACTGTTGCTTTAGCTTTACTCACGTCAGCGGCATATTTTTATGCTGGTCTTAGCAAAAAAGGATTGAGCTATTTCGAGAAATATATTAAACCAACCCCAATCCTTTTACCAATTAACATCCTAGAAGATTTCACAAAACCATTATCGCTTAGCTTTCGACTTTTCGGGAATATATTGGCGGATGAAttagtcgttgttgttcttgtttctttAGTCCCCTTAGTAATCCCTATACCGGTCATGTTTCTTGGATTATTTACAAGCGGTATTCAAGCTCTTATTTTTGCAACATTAGCCGCAGCCTATATAGGTGAATCCATGGAGGGTCATCATTGA
- the LOC123420358 gene encoding ATP synthase subunit alpha, chloroplastic, whose product MATLRVDEIHKILRERIEQYNRKVGIENIGRVVQVGDGIARIIGLGEIMSGELVQFAEGTRGIALNLESKNVGIVLMGDGLMIQEGSFVKATGRIAQIPVSEAYLGRVVNALAKPIDGKGEIIASESRLIESPAPSIISRRSVYEPLQTGLIAIDSMIPIGRGQRELIIGDRQTGKTAVATDTILNQKGQGVICVYVAIGQRASSVAQVVTTFHEEGAMEYTIVVAEMADSPATLQYLAPYTGAALAEYFMYRERHTLIIYDDLSKQAQAYRQMSLLLRRPPGREAYPGDVFYLHSRLLERAAKLNSLLGEGSMTALPIVETQSGDVSAYIPTNVISITDGQIFLSADLFNAGIRPAINVGISVSRVGSAAQIKAMKQVAGKSKLELAQFAELQAFAQFASALDKTSQNQLARGRRLRELLKQSQANPLPVEEQIATIYTGTRGYLDSLEIEQVNKFLDELRKHLKDTKPQFQEIISSSKTFTEQAEILLKEAIQEQLERFSLQ is encoded by the coding sequence ATGGCAACCCTTCGAGTCGACGAAATTCATAAAATTCTCCGCGAACGTATTGAACAATATAATAGGAAAGTAGGGATTGAGAATATAGGTCGCGTAGTTCAAGTGGGGGATGGGATTGCTCGTATTATAGGTCTTGGTGAAATAATGTCGGGTGAATTAGTCCAATTTGCAGAAGGTACTAGGGGTATTGCTCTGAATTTGGAATCCAAAAATGTTGGGATTGTATTAATGGGCGATGGGTTGATGATACAAGAGGGCAGTTTTGTAAAAGCAACAGGAAGAATTGCTCAGATACCCGTGAGTGAGGCTTACTTGGGTCGTGTTGTAAATGCTCTGGCTAAACCTATTGATGGGAAAGGCGAAATTATAGCTTCCGAATCTCGCTTAATTGAATCTCCTGCTCCAAGTATAATTTCCAGGCGTTCCGTATACGAACCTCTTCAAACAGGGCTTATTGCTATCGATTCGATGATTCCTATAGGGCGCGGTCAGCGAGAGTTAATTATTGGGGACAGACAGACTGGCAAAACAGCAGTAGCTACAGATACAATTCTCAATCAAAAAGGGCaaggtgtaatatgtgtttatgtAGCTATCGGTCAAAGAGCATCCTCCGTAGCTCAAGTAGTAACTACTTTCCATGAGGAGGGGGCCATGGAATACACTATTGTAGTAGCTGAAATGGCGGATTCACCTGCTACATTACAATACCTCGCTCCTTATACGGGAGCAGCCCTGGCTGAGTATTTTATGTACCGCGAACGGCATACTTTAATAATTTATGATGATCTCTCCAAACAGGCACAAGCTTATCGCCAAATGTCCCTTCTATTAAGAAGACCTCCCGGCCGTGAGGCTTATCCAGGGGATGTTTTTTATTTGCATTCACGCCTTTTAGAAAGAGCCGCTAAATTAAATTCTCTTTTAGGCGAAGGAAGTATGACCGCTTTACCAATAGTTGAGACTCAATCTGGAGACGTTTCCGCCTATATTCCTACTAATGTAATCTCCATTACAGATGGACAAATATTCTTATCGGCGGATCTATTCAATGCCGGAATTCGACCCGCTATTAATGTGGGTATTTCTGTTTCCAGAGTAGGATCCGCGGCTCAAATTAAAGCCATGAAACAAGTAGCTGGCAAATCAAAATTGGAACTAGCTCAATTCGCAGAGTTACAAGCCTTTGCACAATTCGCCTCTGCTCTCGATAAAACAAGTCAGAATCAATTGGCAAGGGGTCGACGATTAAGGGAATTGCTTAAACAATCCCAGGCAAATCCTCTCCCAGTGGAAGAGCAGATAGCTACTATTTATACCGGAACAAGAGGATATCTTGATTCGTTAGAAATCGAACAGGTAAATAAATTTCTGGATGAGTTACGTAAACACCTAAAAGATACTAAACCTCAATTCCAAGAAATTATATCTTCTAGCAAGACATTCACCGAGCAAGCGGAAATCCTTTTGAAGGAAGCTATTCAGGAACAGCTGGAACGGTTTTCCCTTCAGTAA
- the LOC123420357 gene encoding photosystem I P700 chlorophyll a apoprotein A2, protein MELRFPRFSQGLAQDPTTRRIWFGIATAHDFESHDDITEERLYQNIFASHFGQLAIIFLWTSGNLFHVAWQGNFESWIQDPLHVRPIAHAIWDPHFGQPAVEAFTRGGAAGPVNIAYSGVYQWWYTIGLRTNEDLYTGALFLLFLSTLSLIASWLHLQPKWKPSLSWFKNAESRLNHHLSGLFGVSSLAWTGHLVHVAIPASRGEYVRWNNFLDVLPYPQGLGPLLTGQWNLYAQNPDSSNHLFGTAQGAGTAILTLLGGFHPQTQSLWLTDMAHHHLAIAFIFLIAGHMYRTNFGIGHSIKDLLEAHTPPGGRLGRGHKGLYDTINNSIHFQLGLALASLGVITSLVAQHMYSLPPYAFIAQDFTTQAALYTHHQYIAGFIMTGAFAHGAIFFIRDYNPEQNEDNVLARMLDHKEAIISHLSWASLFLGFHTLGLYVHNDVMLAFGTPEKQILIEPIFAQWIQSAHGKTTYGFDILLSSTNGPAFNAGRSLWLPGWLNAVNENSNSLFLTIGPGDFLVHHAIALGLHTTTLILVKGALDARGSKLMPDKKDFGYSFPCDGPGRGGTCDISAWDAFYLAVFWMLNTIGWVTFYWHWKHITLWQGNVSQFNESSTYLMGWLRDYLWLNSSQLINGYNPFGMNSLSVWAWMFLFGHLVWATGFMFLISWRGYWQELIETLAWAHERTPLANLIRWRDKPVALSIVQARLVGLAHFSVGYIFTYAAFLIASTSGKFG, encoded by the coding sequence ATGGAATTAAGATTTCCCAGGTTTAGCCAAGGCTTAGCTCAGGACCCCACTACTCGTCGTATTTGGTTTGGTATTGCTACCGCACATGATTtcgaaagtcatgatgatattacTGAAGAACGTCTTTATCAGAACATTTTTGCTTCTCACTTTGGGCAATTAGCAATAATCTTTCTATGGACGTCCGGAAATCTGTTTCATGTAGCTTGGCAAGGAAATTTTGAATCATGGATACAGGATCCTTTACACGTAAGACCTATTGCTCATGCGATTTGGGATCCTCATTTTGGTCAACCCGCTGTGGAAGCCTTTACTCGAGGAGGTGCTGCTGGTCCAGTGAATATTGCTTATTCTGGGGTTTATCAGTGGTGGTATACAATAGGATTACGCACCAATGAAGATCTTTATACTGGAgctctttttctattatttctttctacGCTGTCCTTAATAGCGAGTTGGTTACATCTACAACCCAAATGGAAACCAAGCCTTTCGTGGTTCAAAAACGCGGAATCTCGTCTCAATCATCATTTGTCAGGACTTTTCGGGGTAAGTTCTTTGGCTTGGACAGGACATTTAGTTCATGTTGCTATTCCCGCATCCAGGGGGGAGTACGTTCGATGGAATAATTTCTTAGATGTATTACCCTATCCCCAGGGGTTGGGACCCCTTTTGACGGGTCAGTGGAATCTTTATGCCCAAAACCCTGATTCGAGTAATCATTTATTTGGTACCGCTCAAGGAGCGGGAACTGCCATTCTAACTCTTCTTGGGGGATTCCATCCACAAACACAAAGTTTGTGGCTGACTGATATGGCTCACCATCATTTAGCTATTGCATTTATTTTTCTCATTGCCGGTCACATGTATCGAACTAACTTCGGAATTGGGCACAGTATTAAAGATCTTTTAGAAGCGCATACTCCTCCGGGGGGTCGATTAGGGCGTGGGCATAAGGGCCTTTATGACACAATCAACAATTCGATTCATTTTCAGTTAGGTCTTGCTCTAGCTTCTTTAGGGGTTATTACTTCCTTAGTAGCTCAACATATGTACTCTTTACCTCCTTATGCATTCATAGCACAAGACTTTACTACTCAAGCTGCTTTATATACTCATCACCAATATATTGCGGGGTTCATCATGACAGGGGCTTTTGCTCATGGAGCTATTTTTTTCATTAGGGATTACAATCCGGAACAGAATGAGGATAATGTATTGGCAAGAATGTTAGACCATAAAGAAGCTATCATATCTCATTTAAGTTGGGCTAGCCTCTTTCTAGGATTCCATACCTTGGGCCTTTATGTTCATAACGACGTCATGCTTGCTTTTGGTACTCCAGAAAAGCAAATCTTGATCGAACCTATATTTGCCCAATGGATACAATCTGCTCATGGCAAGACGACATATGGGTTCGATATactcttatcttcaacgaatggccCCGCTTTCAATGCGGGTCGAAGCCTATGGTTGCCCGGATGGTTGAATGCTGTTAATGAGAATAGTAATTCGCTTTTCTTAACAATAGGACCTGGGGATTTCTTGGTTCATCATGCTATTGCTCTAGGTTTGCATACAACTACATTGATTTTAGTAAAGGGCGCTTTAGACGCACGCGGTTCCAAATTAATGCCGGATAAAAAGGATTTTGGGTATAGTTTTCCTTGTGACGGCCCAGGGCGCGGCGGTACTTGTGATATTTCTGCTTGGGACGCATTTTATTTGGCAGTTTTCTGGATGTTAAATACCATTGGGTGGGTTACTTTTTATTGGCATTGGAAACATATCACATTATGGCAGGGCAACGTTTcacaatttaatgaatcctccacTTATTTGATGGGATGGTTAAGAGATTACCTATGGTTAAACTCTTCACAACTTATCAATGGATATAATCCTTTTGGGATGAATAGTTTATCGGTATGGGCTTGGATGTTCTTATTTGGACATCTTGTTTGGGCTACTGGATTTATGTTCTTAATTTCTTGGCGGGGGTATTGGCAGGAATTAATTGAGACTTTAGCATGGGCTCATGAACGCACACCTTTAGCTAATTTAATTCGCTGGAGAGATAAGCCTGTGGCTCTTTCCATTGTGCAAGCAAGATTGGTTGGATTAGCTCACTTTTCCGTGGGTTATATATTCACTTATGCAGCTTTCTTGATTGCCTCAACATCAGGCAAGTTTGGTTAA